In the Rhizobium sp. CB3090 genome, one interval contains:
- a CDS encoding adenylate/guanylate cyclase domain-containing protein translates to MTDVQERLLESKIAEIEQARSWSPRVISKFETLIRSGDDLSLFRVNPLAFARDRAIAEAESIDLFLHATRSGLFEMSWDVVCPQSGMVLDSFGALRTLKTHYVCGLCDVSGETNLDDFIEVTFTVSPNLRRLSFHDPASLSVEDFHWKARFLSDARIPGQPIRFLDVLQGLVRGLSFLPPGSITTLTAELGPGALAGINVQTQASFALPVAGEPATVPTHLRIAYDGQRFSASLPAVPPGPVIIDVQNSGAARGSLLLINWPPEILAQTIKPALDFDPYMSGGMLLARQTFRRLFRSENVDEKEGLGIRQVTLLFTDLKGSTAMYERLGDLNAYALVREHFALLGATVQEHSGAIVKTIGDAVMAAFSRPADAVSAALHILGVIERYNAQHGDPSLILKIGAHCGPSIAVSLNENLDYFGQTVNVAARVQSLAGAGEICISEALFSAPGVSQLLAGQRLVAFEAPLRGVEGTACVYRVMPN, encoded by the coding sequence ATGACGGACGTTCAGGAACGGCTCCTTGAAAGCAAGATCGCCGAGATCGAGCAGGCCCGGTCTTGGAGCCCGAGGGTCATCTCCAAATTCGAAACGCTGATCCGCAGCGGTGATGACTTGTCTCTCTTCCGCGTCAATCCCCTCGCCTTCGCTCGCGACCGCGCCATTGCGGAGGCGGAGAGCATCGATCTGTTTCTCCATGCGACCCGCAGCGGATTGTTCGAGATGAGCTGGGACGTGGTGTGTCCCCAATCCGGCATGGTGCTCGACAGTTTCGGCGCCTTGCGAACGTTGAAGACACACTATGTCTGTGGCCTCTGCGATGTCAGCGGCGAAACCAATCTCGACGATTTCATCGAGGTCACCTTCACGGTGTCGCCAAACCTCCGCCGCCTGTCGTTTCATGATCCCGCCTCGCTTTCCGTCGAGGATTTTCACTGGAAGGCGCGATTCCTGAGCGACGCGCGGATACCCGGCCAACCGATCCGCTTTCTCGACGTCCTGCAGGGGCTGGTTCGCGGCCTCTCTTTCCTGCCGCCAGGCTCGATCACGACCTTAACGGCGGAACTCGGTCCCGGCGCCCTGGCAGGCATCAATGTCCAGACCCAGGCGAGTTTCGCGTTGCCTGTCGCGGGCGAGCCCGCGACAGTGCCGACGCACCTGCGGATCGCATATGACGGGCAGCGCTTTTCCGCTTCGCTGCCGGCAGTGCCGCCCGGCCCTGTCATCATCGACGTGCAGAATTCCGGCGCCGCACGCGGCTCGCTGCTGCTGATCAATTGGCCACCGGAAATCCTGGCCCAGACGATCAAGCCGGCTCTCGACTTCGATCCCTACATGTCGGGCGGCATGCTGCTTGCCCGGCAGACCTTCCGGCGCCTGTTCCGCTCGGAAAACGTCGACGAGAAGGAAGGTCTCGGTATCCGTCAGGTGACCCTGCTGTTCACAGACCTCAAGGGGTCGACCGCCATGTATGAGCGGCTTGGCGATCTCAATGCCTATGCGCTGGTTCGCGAGCATTTCGCCTTGCTCGGCGCGACGGTGCAGGAGCATTCGGGCGCGATCGTCAAGACGATCGGCGACGCTGTGATGGCTGCTTTCTCCCGACCGGCGGATGCCGTCTCGGCCGCGCTGCACATTCTGGGGGTCATCGAACGCTACAATGCTCAGCATGGCGACCCCAGCCTTATCCTGAAGATCGGAGCCCATTGCGGCCCCTCGATCGCCGTGAGCCTGAACGAAAACCTCGATTATTTCGGCCAGACGGTCAATGTGGCCGCACGCGTGCAGTCATTGGCAGGCGCAGGAGAAATTTGCATTTCCGAAGCCCTGTTTTCGGCGCCGGGCGTCAGCCAACTCCTTGCCGGCCAAAGGCTGGTTGCTTTCGAGGCTCCTCTCCGGGGCGTCGAGGGAACTGCGTGTGTATATCGCGTGATGCCCAATTAG